The Chloroflexus aggregans DSM 9485 genome segment TCCGGTCCATCGGGTGTGGGCAAAACGACCCTCGGTTTTCAGTTTATGAAAGAGGCGGCTAGCCGTGGCGAGCGCTCAATTGTGTTCTCATTTGAGGAAGAAACCGAGATCATGATGCAGCGTTGCGAGTCGGTTAATATCCCGGTCCGGGCAATGCGGGCCAACAATATGCTGCGGATCGAAAAGATCGAGCCGTTACAATACAATCCCGACGAGTTCGCACAACACGTTCGCCACGTCGTCGAACACGACCGAGCTACGGTCATTATGATCGATAGTATGAACGGCTATCGCCTCTGCATGCAAGGGGAAGATCTGATCAGTCATTTACACGCTTTGTGTAAGTTTTTGCAAAGTCGTGGTGTAACAGTATTATTAATTATGGATACTAGCAGTATTATAGGTGACTTTGAAATCTCGAATATTGGTGCCAGTTATCTTGGCGACAACATCATCTTCTTGCGCTTTTTGGAGATAGACGGTGAACTGCGCAAAGCGATTGGCGTACTTAAAAAGCGCCTCGGTGATTTTGAGAAGACTCTCCGCGAATTTGCTATCTCGCGCTACGGGATTAAAGTTGGTAAACCATTAACCAAACTGCGCGGTATTTTGAGCGGGATGCCGGTGTGGGTTGATGCGGAATAGCGGTAATCCTACAAACCGCCCGAAAGGAGAGCGTATGGTCGGCGATACGATCTTGCTGTTACTCACCAACTCCACCAACCGGCAACTGTTAGAAACGTGGTTGGGCCACCACTATTCGATCATCGTCGGCAATGACAAAACGGCTTTGCAACAACCGTTTCAACTGTGTATTATCGATGGCCCCGCCCTCAACCGGTACGAAGCCGAGATCCACGCCCGTCGCGCAACTGCCCACCCTATCTTTCTCCCGTTCTTACTTGTTACGACACGACGCGATGTTCACCTGTACACCCGTCATCTTTGGCAGACAGTTGACGAGTTGGTGACCAGTCCAATTGAGAAAGCAGAATTGCTCGCACGGATCGAGATCCTCTTGCGCGCACGCCGGTCGGCGCTCGAATTGAACCGTCTTCAGCAGGCGATGCTATCGAGTACCCAAACGTGGTTACAGTTAGCCGTCAGCGCATCCCAAATCGGCTTGTGGGAATGGGATCTTATCACGAACCGTGTCTTCTTTTCACCAGAATGGAAAGCACAGCTTGGATATGCCGCTGATGAGCTGAACGATTCCTTCGCTGTCTGGGAAGAACGCCTCCACCCCGATGATCGTGAGCGCTGCCTCCGCACCTTGCAGCAATATCTTGAGCGGCCATGGCCGAACTTTTCCCTCGAATTCCGCTTGCGCCATAAAGACGGGAGCTACCGTTGGATCCGCTCACAAGCTGCCCTTATCTACGATGAATCTGGTCGCCCAACTCATATGCTCGGTGCCCACCTTGATCTAACCGAACGTAAACAGCTTGAAGAGGAACGGCAACACCTTACCGAACAACTCTTTCAGTCGCAGAAGCTAGAGGCAATTGGGGCGCTGACCAGTGGCATTGCACACGACCTCAACAATTTGTTGGTGCCGATTATTGGTTTCGCCGAACTCGGTATGTTACAGCTCTCTCCGTCGAGTGAGCTGTACACCGATTTCGACCAGATCCGGGCGGCAGGTATTCGGGCTACTGCCCTGACTCGGCAGATTTTAGCCTTTAGCCGTCGGCAACGACTCGAACCAAAACCGGTGAATCTCAATCAGGTAATTAGCGACTTCATCGGTATTTTGCGTCGTTTGATCGGTGAACGCATCACCATCCATCTACAGCTCGCACCCTCTTTGCCATTGACACATGCCGATCCCGGGCAACTCGAACAGGTATTACTTAACCTAGTTATTAACGCTCGTGATGCAATCGAAGGCTACGGTACCATCACCATCTCGACGGCATCGGTTACCATTCCACCTTCGCCCTCAGACCAAAGAGCCAGACTACTTCCCGGCGAGTATATTATCCTCCAGGTACACGATACCGGCTGTGGAATTGAGCCAGATATTTTACCTCGGATTTT includes the following:
- a CDS encoding PAS domain-containing hybrid sensor histidine kinase/response regulator, with amino-acid sequence MVGDTILLLLTNSTNRQLLETWLGHHYSIIVGNDKTALQQPFQLCIIDGPALNRYEAEIHARRATAHPIFLPFLLVTTRRDVHLYTRHLWQTVDELVTSPIEKAELLARIEILLRARRSALELNRLQQAMLSSTQTWLQLAVSASQIGLWEWDLITNRVFFSPEWKAQLGYAADELNDSFAVWEERLHPDDRERCLRTLQQYLERPWPNFSLEFRLRHKDGSYRWIRSQAALIYDESGRPTHMLGAHLDLTERKQLEEERQHLTEQLFQSQKLEAIGALTSGIAHDLNNLLVPIIGFAELGMLQLSPSSELYTDFDQIRAAGIRATALTRQILAFSRRQRLEPKPVNLNQVISDFIGILRRLIGERITIHLQLAPSLPLTHADPGQLEQVLLNLVINARDAIEGYGTITISTASVTIPPSPSDQRARLLPGEYIILQVHDTGCGIEPDILPRIFEPFFTTKPPGKGTGLGLATVFGIIKQYRGHIDVQSVPQQGTTFTMYLPTLTDSTPAGEAPLPSSDTALTGHETVLVVDDEPSVLYLITSALRLYGYRVLEATDPQHGISLAVDREQPIDLLIADVMLPGITGDELYRSLAAQQPNLHVLFISAQTDDSYDLPPNAPLLMKPFTLNQLLQKVRAALMVTV